A region of the Pempheris klunzingeri isolate RE-2024b chromosome 6, fPemKlu1.hap1, whole genome shotgun sequence genome:
AGGTATATTTGACATGCAAACGTTTAACGACAGTATCCGCTGACTGTAAAGCAATGACGGCGGTGGCTGCTGGGAAGTTTACCTCTGCGACATGTCTTTGCCccaagagagaagaaagaggttcgctgtttcttaaaataaagttACAGCGTCTAAAACCAAACTAATGTTATAACATGAGGTCAGTTTTCTTTAGTTGACATATAGTGCTTGGCACGTCTCCATAGTAACGGTCATTCCGGAAGTAACTCACCACATGGAACCGGACCACGTGACTATGTAACGTCTTATATGCTTATACATCCCTGCAACACCaccaataataattataataattataattataataattgcCGTGCAAGTTCTTTGAAACACATTAAGTCTTTGAGAAACAAGTGTGGGACCACTAGGAGACGTCCTTCCTTCTGGCTCACAGACACTTCAAAGTCTGTCCGTAAAGATGCGGTTTATgtcaaaaacatacaaagtgCAAATGCGCTGTATAGCTGCCAGTGCAGAATTACAATAACATCTTGGCAGATATAAAGGAAGTTGTAAAACATGTATaaaaaagtggggaaaaaaaatatttttaaaaaaccccATATGAATGACAGGTGAAAATCTCAAGCAGTGTGACTGTATGCATGCATTCGTTAATTGTTACACTCATGTACATTAGGCTGGGACTACTGTTCGTCTTTAAAGGGGTTGGCGGGGGCTTATTCAAAGAGCTGAGCCAGCAGTCAACTTTTTGGACtcagtttaaaatgtatttttaaacgTACCACGCAATTTCCTAATTCTTGAAAGCTCTATCACAGTTAGAGATTTCTATTTAAGGGGGGAAAACAGCCGGATGGCTGCTCCTGGAGGCGCATTCTCTGCAGCGCTTAGGCGGTCACAAGACTTGGACATCGGCGAACAAAAACAACGAGACGCTGACAGGTCAGCTTGAAGCTTACAGGCCCACAgattcttctcttctctgcatCCAACATCCAACAAGTTGGTCCATTTGGAAAACTACTTTCTTGCGCGCTGCCGCGGCACAGTCTTAGccgggtttttttttcaatgaatatCGCAGTGTGGCTCTTGTTTGGATGTTAAACCATAGCTCTGTCTGCAAAGAGTCATTTTTATTTGGAGCTGAATAGTCCTACAACTAGTGATGTTTTGGTGCGTAAAGGAGGGGCGCATGCCAAAGTGAGCGAATGCCACTGGAAGAAATCGCACCAAAGATGCCAACATTGCTTTACCACCCACTCGAAATCGATTGTATTACCTTCAAGAAGGTGGCTCCTCGTATAAATAGGGACGCATGATTTCAAGAAAGACGGTGGTGAGCACATTCTGCtggctgttctctctctctcctgtcgGGACCACAGACAACGCCTGGAAGAATTCGCTGAAGACAACTGTGCCCACTCTCCAGGACATAAGCATCTTTAACTCCTAAACTAGTAAGTCTAAAGTTAGATAGACTGCTTTTGTTTTACCCTGGTTTTCGACTAGAAGAAATGTGGATTGCACCAGACAATTAGTGTCGATTAATTCCACTTTTGGAGGCTATATTTGTTTCCTCTGGCATGCTTGTCTTAACTAACAAGCAATGCTGATACATCTGCAGGGGGTTAAGCATGATGCAAAGTGCACAGAGTCATGTAACTCCTGTGTGACAAAACTTATTTGCTTATGTTTTCAGACAGTGAAGTCATGCAGGTGGAGAGGAATTGGCACATACTGCTGACTATCTTCTTTCTGCTCATCACCTCGGGCCAGTGTATGGACAGCAAGGATGtcaagcagaaagaaagaaggaccCTGTTGGATCTAATCTTACAGGTTGTCAGAGACAGCCAGCAACGAGACAAAGCTGTCTCCAGGCGCTGTAGCAGTGGACTCTTCACTTCAGCTCAAGACATGAAGTTCTCCTCCCGTGAAAAGCCTTTCTATGTTCCTAGGCTGGATAACAGTAGACTCATAGGTAAGCTGATAAGATTTATTTTTAGGTCATGATGATGAAAGCATAATCCCCATTTTACCGTGGGAGACAGCTGTCAGTGGCCTGGTCTGCGCTGTACACATATTTTCAGCCTTGTTTAGTTTGGCTGAATGGAACTTGGTGTATGCACGTTAATTCAGTATATGTAGACAAGAAAATTGGGTTTGCCTGctcatttttgttaaaaaaacaaaacaaaaaaaaaaacagggtgcAATGCCCAGATCTGTCTGTCCTCAAATCTGCAACTCGAGTTAAAAGTGGTGGTATAATCCATGTAATGTAAGTATGCTTCATCTGTGTAGGACAAAAGGGTTATGTCAGACACCTTTTCACCACATGTCTCGGACGCAACGCTCCCTCATGCAAactgtgattgattgatggacGGGAGACGTGGATAGGTACTATGAATTCATGTAGGAGGAGCATCGTCATGCCAAACTTGTGAATGATTCATTCAGCTTGATTCATTATGGAATCACAAACATGAATGATGAACACCCCACAAGCAGACAACCACAGTATGACGTGCCAGAAAGCCATCGAGAGCATCTCCGCAAGACGTGTCAGACAGAGCAGGGCTGGCTGTGCTGTGTCACATTAATGTAGTTTAAATTGCTGCATCAAACTCATTGTTGCACTCTGTAATTGTGGAATGACGAGAGTATATCAAGACAGCACATAATTTATCTGTAAAGAACAGTCCAGGCTGTGTTACTGATTTGAGCTTGTGGATttttctcaaacaaacaaacccttcaatattaatttcattaaaatttatCCTTGTTCATTTCATCCTAAgtaaatggatggatgtatcTGTGACAAGTGCGGATGTGCTCGATGCAGATCCGCCTTTATTGGCTTAAATCCAGCATTATGTCCAGACTGGATTTAAGCCATTTAATTAAATCTTTGATATCTCTTCAATTATTACTAAGATCCATGACAGATGGTTTGCCAAGTCAGGCTGTGATAAAGGAGAAGCCTTAACGTACGCTAACTGTTCTTATTGTTGCAACAGATAGAGTTAACTTGTTGTGTAGTTGAGGACAGTGCTTCATTGGTATGTGCAGTGGGCGTTGATAAGGTGCAGAGTGAACATAGTGTGTTGTTTATCTGCAATTTCAGATTCTCCCCACCATCACTATCAATTAAATCATGTTTTAGAGATGTTGCACAGGCATCGTAAAGCTTAAAGTCTCAGCCCCAGCTTATGCAATTGGAAAAGTACCTTTCTCAGACCACTGACTGGATGGAATTTATCTTTTGAGGATATTAAAAGCAGCATATTAGCAACTGGTGCGTGTGACACTACCAAAGATCCATGGTCACGCAAGGATAGATGTTTTGGAAGGAGAAATATCTGTAAACCCACGATGTGTTCACCTTTATAGTTGTCTCTTTGTCCCTCTCAAAAGCCATGGCTGTGTCATCGAAATGACAGCTATGGTAAGACTGACGTGATACAAGGGAACAGATTTGTTTCACAATGGGATTTATTACAGTTACGGTTTCTCTTTTCATATGTATGGCACGAGAAATAAGCTTTAGACCGGCAGCTGCAGACTTTAGTGTTATAATCGTGTTGACAAGCGTTTATGAATCCCGTGAATACAGTACACAGGCCTTAACTAGTCAATCCACATTATCTGACTTTGTGTAATCTAGGCTGCCATTTTCACTCTTCACATATGGGTTTTGGCTTGATGGCGCAGTTGGTTCTTACATTTCCACAACTCATTTTGGAGTAGTTATTTGGAATAGTTGATTGTAAtctgtcatcctcctcctgcattTACAGCATCACAGGTTGCCGGGTCTGGGGGCCAATGTAATGTCAGCCCAGTAACTACTAGCACGGACTTATTCGGATGAGCATTAAACTCCAATACAATAATCTCTTTAGCCTGTTAGTGTGGCCAATGTGTTATCAGACACCCACATGTGTTGCCTGCATGGTGATTGAGTGAGAAAGGGAGGTCTTTGATGCTCTTACTCCCGTCTGGACCTTGTGAAATGCCCCACTGATACCAGATCTCCATAGAGAATAATGTAAAGGTATAGAGCCATCACAGAAATACATGATGAACAGGGTTCACAGTGAATAAGGTTAACCTACTATAGACTGCTGTAGTTAGAGATGATGTTTATTTAAGATGAGTGCggtaaaataattaaaaaaattgagAAATCTGCTTCAAAATGATAGATGCAGGTTGCTCAGCTGTATGGAATGTATAAAATGACTTGACTGATAAGCTAACAGTGACTTTCTTTTTCAGAAATTGTTCCTAGAGATGTAAACATGAAAGGCAAATTCATTCAGCATTTCACAGGTAAGAAAAATGCCATTAAAGACAAATCCAAAGTTTCTCTGCATTTCTCTGCTGTCCTTTCCATTAGACACTGCAAAACTATTTTATCTGGCAAACATCTTTTTAGAACATAGTTGGCACTTTTCCCGCGCAACTTTTGGCTGGAAATTCTTAGTTTTGCCCCTTATGAGAAAATCGTTTCATTCTTGTCAGCCAACATGCATTATGCTTTAGTCACAGAAAGCTTCATGAACACTGGCTGTGAGTGAGAAGAGGGTTTCCTGGCTTAGCTGAAGGGCAATAGTCCAGAGAAATAGTACACGGTCTGAAGCCTACAGAATTAAGTTGAAGGCACTCCAAGGTTAAGCTGATTATTTGTCTCAGGACCTATGAGTAGACTTCATTATTGGTTTGAAAATCTTTAAATGTCGTTGCAGAAACGCTTAGCGGTGATTATGATTTAAGACTCAATTCCTCTGTTCACCCAGTCCAGTTGACCCCTGACTCCCTAACCATGTCTGTGATACTGTGCtgttcactttcactttgtgatttgtctttttcttctgctgtataTTCACAAATTCACTGCGGGCTTAGGCATGGTTATGCTAGCAAAATGGATAAAGAGGAAATAATGAAGCCCCTAAAATCTTTTTCGTTTTGCCTGATAAGACCTTCTCCATTAAGCAGGACCAGTCAAGTTCTCGTCGGAGTGCAGAACACACTTTCATAGACTTTATCACAACACAAGGGATTGCTCAAGACCAGCATGTATGTAtgcctttttcctctcttcataCAATATGCTCAATGTCTGTTGTGCTGCTCATTATTATCACAAGTGTTGTGCTGTAAAGAACTAAAAGGTGCAGAGGTTGGGACACTTTTGGTTATTTCATTTGAGaggtttctgtttttgctgttttttcttcttattctttATGCTTTTCTTGATGGTTTTTAGTTGATGGGGCTAAGCTGGAAAAAGTTTGTAACATAATTCCACACGTCAGCAGGATTTAGCAATTATTGAATCAAAATCTGATGACAGTCAGTGGGCAGTTTGCctctgtcaatcaaatctgagCAAACCACAGCAACGTAGATTGAACAGATTAGCTGAGTGCTAAGAGCGAGTGATAAGAGCAAAGAGATAATAAGTAAggattgtttgttttcaaacttTAACGCTGATTCTTGTACATTTACTCACGGATACTTTAAGGTTCTACTTTCGGATTCAGAACCACTAGATGTTGCTCTATGGCACCAGCACCTCAGACCAATACAAATGTACCAACATGCAGGTTGGCCGTCCCTGTAgccaaaacacagaacagagaagCTCAggctacagcacacacagagggtgTGTGACTTCATTCTTCGCTCAGCACGTCTGTCCGATCTGAGTAACCACTACAAGCAGATGATTATGATAATGAATCGAGGTTTTCTAACATTGGTATATTATTTGCATGAATACAGCTTGCTGTTTTCTACATCATTCATTATATGCCTGGGCAGTATCAAACCACCTGACGGTGGCAGTTTCAAACACAGGTGCTTTCCCCATCGCTAGCAGCCAAgactttttcttgttgtttgagTTGACGACACAAGGTAGCTTCACTGTTGGACCTTGTTGGCTGGTGTTTGGCACTTTGGCATAAGCGTTGAGGAGAATACTGTTTTATTGAGAGAAAATTACAAACAGAAAATTACTGCAGAGCCAGCTTCAAATAATTAGTCAAGGCTGACGGGTTGccaaaaagcaaagcagcatgggagtaaagttaaaaaaatacatagatacattttttatttgtttattattttttctatattttgtcGAAAAGACCCAACATGAACACTGCAAGCAAACTACTTCTGTCCCAGGCTTTTTGATCCATATAATCAGTTGATCACTGTAATCATGATCACTAGTGGTTATGAGaattttttaaaggaatagagAAATACCTAACATTTAAAATCAGGTTGTTAGAGGCTATCATGGTACCCTTCAATCATGAAAAAGTACTACAGATTAGTGTTCTATACTAGAACGAGTAGAGGTCCTACTGAATGTTATCACTGATGGTTCCAATGTTGTGCAGGATTTGACAAGGATGGATCTATGAAAAAATGATGTATATAGCACTGTGTTATTTGGCATATGACCCTTTaaaattgtgtttatttcagACCCCCTGGCCTTGGAGTACATGGCATAATCATGAAGATGTAAAACTATCCAGTACTTAGTAATATAAACGCAAAgattagaaaaaacaaacataatttGTGCAGCAGAACATGTTTATTTTGCAACCTAATCAGCTCATGACCCCTTAGATTGGTCCTTCGAGCCACTGCATAT
Encoded here:
- the alkal1 gene encoding ALK and LTK ligand 1 isoform X1, which encodes MQVERNWHILLTIFFLLITSGQCMDSKDVKQKERRTLLDLILQVVRDSQQRDKAVSRRCSSGLFTSAQDMKFSSREKPFYVPRLDNSRLIEIVPRDVNMKGKFIQHFTAGPVKFSSECRTHFHRLYHNTRDCSRPAYYKRCARLLTRLAMSPLCMQP
- the alkal1 gene encoding ALK and LTK ligand 1 isoform X2 codes for the protein MQVERNWHILLTIFFLLITSGQCMDSKDVKQKERRTLLDLILQVVRDSQQRDKAVSRRCSSGLFTSAQDMKFSSREKPFYVPRLDNSRLIEIVPRDVNMKGKFIQHFTGPVKFSSECRTHFHRLYHNTRDCSRPAYYKRCARLLTRLAMSPLCMQP